A single Pristis pectinata isolate sPriPec2 chromosome 22, sPriPec2.1.pri, whole genome shotgun sequence DNA region contains:
- the LOC127581855 gene encoding CD276 antigen-like, with amino-acid sequence MESNLLGPHYRVKFMLHILILWGHAILSDAFDVTIPKTTLLGIHSQSIVLGCSFTATGNSSLEHIVITWQRTADNEVVHSYHYGKDQLAQQNKQYSGRTSLFPEEFKNGNVSLKLDGLRVEDAGLYMCFVSSVLGSAEATMSLAIAAYYKEPEVLVKLQSSSVTFILTSQGYPEASVFWHCAEDNSRLFKPEVSFAKTEDGLYSLESILDVVYTKTYCNFMVEIQNHLVNQTIIRKFNLLLPFSGEEEQKKITSMAIWIALGLLLLVFAAIIILYLVKQRKKHMQLRGEEDKLMVM; translated from the exons atg GAATCTAATCTCCTGGGACCCCATTACAGAGTGAAATTCATGCTTCACATTTTAATTCTGTGGGGACATGCCATACTTTCTG atgcATTTGATGTCACCATACCGAAGACCACTTTACTTGGTATCCACAGTCAAAGTATTGTCCTTGGATGTAGTTTTACTGCTACTGGTAACTCCTCACTTGAACACATTGTAATCACCTGGCAACGCACTGCGGACAACGAGGTGGTGCACAGTTACCATTATGGCAAAGATCAGCTTGCTCAACAGAATAAACAGTATTCAGGCAGAACAAGTCTATTTCCTGAGGAATTCAAAAATGGCAATGTTTCACTGAAGTTGGATGGACTTAGAGTTGAGGACGCTGGCCTGTACATGTGTTTTGTCAGCAGTGTATTGGGAAGTGCTGAAGCTACAATGTCATTGGCAATTGCAG CTTACTACAAGGAGCCAGAAGTGCTGGTCAAACTGCAGTCATCTAGTGTGACTTTCATTCTAACATCTCAAGGTTATCCTGAGGCATCTGTTTTCTGGCATTGTGCAGAAGATAATAGCAGGCTCTTTAAGCCTGAAGTTTCATTTGCTAAAACTGAAGATGGACTTTACTCACTCGAAAGTATCCTTGATGTTGTTTACACAAAGACCTATTGTAACTTCATGGTTGAAATACAGAACCATCTTGTTAACCAGACTATTATCAGGAAGTTCAACCTCCTTTTGCCAT TTTCAGGAgaggaagaacagaagaaaatcacTTCCATGGCCATCTGGATTGCTCTGGGCTTGCTTTTACTGGTATTTGCAGCAATAATCATTCTGTATTTGGttaaacaaagaaagaaacacaTGCAACTCAGGGGAGAGGAAGATAAACTAATGGTAATGTGA